The Arachis ipaensis cultivar K30076 chromosome B10, Araip1.1, whole genome shotgun sequence DNA window AGAACTAATGGTTAATAATAGTTGTGTATTTTTTTTCTGGTTAATTTTGTGTTGTATTGTATTGTTTTGCAATTGCAGGAGGGTTGTGAAAATGTCTGCTGTAGAAACCACAAACTCTAGGATATCGTATGAGTCCTTTGCAATAAAGCCTCCTTCACACCCAACTTATGATTTGAAGGGCATTATCAAGTTAGCCCTTGCAGAAGATGCCGGAGATCGAGGTTTATGCCTGAACTTTTACTTCTCTAAGTTTTGTTGTACTAGCTGTCTTTTTCTTACTGTAGTGCACTCTGAGCAAAACTATTTGGTTTTCTCTTGTTGAGCTTATCTAGATAAACGAATGTAAATAGTAGTGATATTTTGATACATGTAGTGCATATGTAACTTTTAATAACAGAGGTGTTTTACTGTAGGTGATATAACGTGCATGGCCACCATTCCATTTGACATGGTGGTTGAAGCTTATTTTTTGGCAAAGGAGGATGGCATCATTGCGGGGATTGCACTTGCAGAGATGATATTTTATGAAGTTGATCCTTCCTTGAAGGTATGAAAGCGATGAACAGATTTCCTTTACCGTATGCATCGTTAATACTTGGCTGAGTTGTTGTACAATTATTTTCAAATATCAGGTGGAATGGTCTAAAAAGGATGGTGATGATATACATAAAGGTGTACAGTTCGGAAAAGTTCATGGTAAGATAGTGACATAATTAAGCAAGGGGGAAAAGTACATCATTTATTTGTGAATGATTTCATGAAAGTCTGCTATCAATCCTCAGTAATTTAAGTGTAGGACGGGCACATAACATTGTTGTGGCCGAGAGGGTAGTGCTAAACTTTATGCAGAGGATGAGTGGCATCGCAACTTTAACAAAGGTAGGATTGTTTTTCCAATTCCGTTTCTTTTGCCACCGGATTGTTACGGAATTAGTTAGCTGGCTTTAACTCCCCCTTTTAAAAGACCCCTATTCCCTGGAATGTTATTTATGTCAATTACAGGCAATGTGGGGAATATTCGATCAAAATTGTCAATTGGCTGatattatttgatttaatttcttaAGCTGGATTACTAGAGTTTGTGTTATCCTAATGGTCAGTAAAAAATTATCATATTATCCTAGTTATATTTCTAACTTCATTACATATTTCATGTTCTTTCACAGGCAATGGCTGATGCAGCATACCCTGCATATATGTTGGAGACTAGAAAAACTGCTCCATGTTTACGTTTATTGGATAAGTGGGCGGTCTGGACTTTCAATCACTTCCTTTCTGTTATTAATGGGCATTTGTACTTtgacaaataatttttataaaggAGGTACATCTGTTTCTATAGGTATTAATTGGTGGAGGTCGGAATCATAGGATGGGTTTGTTCGATATGGTGATGATAAAAGATAATCATATATCAGCAGCTGGAGGTGTTTCAAACTCCCTCAAAGCTGTTGACCTGTATTTAGAGCAAAGAAACCTAAAAGTGGAGGTTGAGGTAGTTGTGGTctgattcattttttttatatatgcagttCTTTTTCTTGTTATCTGAAACATTTTGGTCTTCAATCAACTTTTTAAAGCTAATGATAATTGTGATTCCTGCCAAATGCCACGCACTAACTGACTTGTGTTTGCAGTTAATGTGATTTAGAGCTATTAACCATTTGCGTAAATAGAACATGTACTGGTAGTAACTGTGCAGCATGTAATAGAGGACAAAATCTGGTTGAGACCATGGTTTTTGATAAGTTTGTTTCATTTTTACCAGGTTGAGACCAGAACTCTTGAGGAAGTTAAAGAAGTATTACATTATGCTTCCCAAACGAACACCTCTTTGACCCGGATAATGTTGGATAATATGGTTTTACCTCTACCAAACGGGGATGTGGACATATCAATGCTGAAGGAAGCTGTGCAGTTAGTCAATGGAAAATTTGAGACTGAGGTATTCATGACTAAAATTTGTTTAGTTCAATCGTGCCAtatgttttgaattattttttaaataaatgctTTAGAATATTTGCTATTGatttgatattttttatatatgaatGGTTTACTTGTTCTGTTTGAGAAACTAGCTTATCTTCTCAATCATTTATTCTTTAAAGAGGTGGATGTAAAATTCAAAATTGTCGAACAGTGTGTAAGTTTTGGGTCCAATGTTTTACACGTTATGTCTTGAGGTCACTATTTTCCAATGAACATGAAGCATGATATTAAAGATTGGTGGTGTAATGGTTTTCTTGTGGTCAGTTTGGTACTGGTGGAGGTTATCATATTCTGTTAAGGCGAATACCATTTTTTGTTTGGACTTGTTAGCTTTGCATTCATTATTTGTAGATAATAGTAAATTGTGGCCATTGATGTGGATATCTTGGAATTGTTCCTTCAAGTTCACAACTAGCATGCTGTTTTCCTTTTTATAATGGCAGGCATCAGGCAATGTTACTCTTGATACCGTACATAAAATCGGACAAAGTGGAGTAACCTACATTTCCAGGTAAAATTATGTTTTGCGTCGCTCCGTATTAATATCCTTCTGTCTCTTCCTGCATTGTTATATGTGCACTAATGAAAATTTGTGTGTCCTGCTTTGCAGCGGTTCGCTGACTCATTCTGTGAAGGCACTTGACATCTCCCTCAAGATTGATACCGAATTGGCACTCAAAGTCGGAAGGCGTACCGGACGAGCCTGATTATCCCtacctaaaaaataataatgtccaaGCACTCAAATCCTTTCTTCTAGTTGGTGCTTACTATGCTGCAttttaaaactcaaatcaaagatATAAAGCAGTTCCAGAATGGTTGGATGATAGAATTATAATCTAAAGAGTAAGCTCTCACTATCAGATTAATATGTTGTTTAAGGTTCTAGAGTAATAAAGTAATAATGTGAATTCTTTTACTAGCTTAGTCTAGCAAAATTGTATAGATTAAGCTTATTATAGATTGCAGGTTTTTTCCTTTTCTACATAGGCGTTGGTCAAATAATGCCAGATGCTGAAGTTCATTTTATCTTCTGATTTTGTTTTCCCTTTTTATAGTTGAAAAATGGTAGCAAGGGAAAATCTTGTCCAAGAAAAGCTTCATTTGCACAGTATATCTAATGGTATAAGGTCAATTTATTATAAGCTTCATTTACATACACATTGCATTGGTGCCTATATAACAAAAACTATCGCCTGTTATTTTAAGTAATAGTGCAGCCATGTAGGATCAAATATATAtaccattatcatcatcatcatcatcattctaaATGGATAAGCAAATCCTACATCATATAGCATTCACCCACGCACGTAaaactattttcttttctttatttattattttatttttccctaAATAGCATCTTTAGATTAAACGACTGGCTATGTTTTCTTGATAATGTGGACTAATGAACTAACCATAATAGTGGCTTGCTTATTATATAGGGGAGTTTGTTTGATCCTTAGCCTCTTAGCCTTAGGGAATCTATTCAAAACTTGTTTGTTGCTAAATtgtttttatttgtgttttttttctttaaaatgtTTTTTAGGCTCATAGGGCCATTGATTGAAAAAGTTAAACCCCATCAAATAATTGTGTTATTTTATAGtatattttatttactttatttctCCTTCTTAAATGGTGTTTGTGGCTGCCAACTCTTCGGCTAATAAGGACCTCGTTGATATATGATTTCAAATGTGGTGAGAGTGACCATGACCTGCTACCATCTATGACCTTTCGATCGATCAAGAATTATTCAGAAAATTAGATAATCGTGtttatcttatcttctatttGTTGCTAATCCTAGATGCCAAGTTCAATTTTTTAATATTCATAGGAAACAACAACAATTTTTATGGCAATCATGGTTCGTAATACTAAAAATCGATTATCAATTGGCCACCACTTATAGAAATTTCATTTGAAATCTTATGAAAAATATgttatattattataaataaatttgatTATTCATTTATTATAATTTTGATTANNNNNNNNNNNNNNNNNNNNNNNNNNNNNNNNNNNNNNNNNNNNNNNNNNNNNNNNNNNNNNNNNNNNNNNNNNNNNNNNNNNNNNNNNNNNNNNNNNNNNNNNNNNNNNNNNNNNNNNNNNNNNNNNNNNNNNNNNNNNNNNNNNNNNNNNNNNNNNNNNNNNNNNNNNNNNNNNNNNNNNNNNNNNNNNNNNNNNNTATTTTGTTCAGAGTTTATTTTCAATAAGCATAATACTAAAATGATGGTCAAAATTAGACTATCTTACTAATTCTAAACCTAAATTAGTTATGTgacattttaaattaattttcaataattgagttagaaataaaaatcctaaatcaatTGACTCATACCCTAAAAATATTCATTGATTAACATAACTAGTAATGTTTAAAATATAAGTCAATTGATTTGGGACTCTTATTTCTAATTCAATCATcgcaaaatttaatttaaaaaatatcacaTAAGTAATTTAGGTTCAGAGTTAATCAGATCATCTAATTTTTGTGGCCACCTATCAAAAATGAGCTCCAATAAAGGATGAGTATGCttgtcaattttaaaatttttcaagagTTTTTTTGTCGTTAACATCTTTTAAAGTTGTTTTTATGTGCGTCTGAATCTTTTGGATACCAATTTAATAGTAAACTCTTATTTTTATTGTGAGTATTACGGCTAATCgcataaattattattaaaaaatatgatTCGGCAACTATGTAAAACATTTTATGCTAtgaatacattaaaattaaactctttcgATAATTACTCTCTACCATGCATTATAATATTACATATTGACTATTGTTTTCTTCGGAATAATTAATGTACATATTATATTTGTATCATTTCATTATATATAACGCTGTTGAACGAAACCATTATAGGTTTACAGTTATTGATGACAACTATAAGGGTTCCACACACATATGAAAACTAATACAAAAACGCCCTTATATATAGTGCCTTAATGAAGCCACTGCTAGTGGAGTCCTTCCTTCACTGATTGGCATGAAACTCACTCTTTTCTGCAAGTGTTGTTAAtccaaagaaaaaggaaaattagtgcttacaaactttatattatttatattctaATAAGCAT harbors:
- the LOC107622344 gene encoding nicotinate-nucleotide pyrophosphorylase [carboxylating], chloroplastic isoform X1, whose amino-acid sequence is MAMNSRFSCLPQAFHITRSSKPFLRSLTSNSHFSLASFSVKLQGQSEVRRVVKMSAVETTNSRISYESFAIKPPSHPTYDLKGIIKLALAEDAGDRGDITCMATIPFDMVVEAYFLAKEDGIIAGIALAEMIFYEVDPSLKVEWSKKDGDDIHKGVQFGKVHGRAHNIVVAERVVLNFMQRMSGIATLTKAMADAAYPAYMLETRKTAPCLRLLDKWAVLIGGGRNHRMGLFDMVMIKDNHISAAGGVSNSLKAVDLYLEQRNLKVEVEVETRTLEEVKEVLHYASQTNTSLTRIMLDNMVLPLPNGDVDISMLKEAVQLVNGKFETEASGNVTLDTVHKIGQSGVTYISSGSLTHSVKALDISLKIDTELALKVGRRTGRA
- the LOC107622344 gene encoding nicotinate-nucleotide pyrophosphorylase [carboxylating], chloroplastic isoform X2, with the translated sequence MAMNSRFSCLPQAFHITRSSKPFLSFSVKLQGQSEVRRVVKMSAVETTNSRISYESFAIKPPSHPTYDLKGIIKLALAEDAGDRGDITCMATIPFDMVVEAYFLAKEDGIIAGIALAEMIFYEVDPSLKVEWSKKDGDDIHKGVQFGKVHGRAHNIVVAERVVLNFMQRMSGIATLTKAMADAAYPAYMLETRKTAPCLRLLDKWAVLIGGGRNHRMGLFDMVMIKDNHISAAGGVSNSLKAVDLYLEQRNLKVEVEVETRTLEEVKEVLHYASQTNTSLTRIMLDNMVLPLPNGDVDISMLKEAVQLVNGKFETEASGNVTLDTVHKIGQSGVTYISSGSLTHSVKALDISLKIDTELALKVGRRTGRA